One Fibrobacter sp. UWR2 DNA segment encodes these proteins:
- a CDS encoding GDSL-type esterase/lipase family protein, with the protein MMFGKVFRATAVAAIFTGLACTASAQTRVACVGNSITAGYGLGWQEDYPFRLQEMLGNSYSVQNFGVSGMTFAGEIIKSGTNNSSYWKTDNFKAALNFNPDIVVIELGTNDSKFFSNNCIGTDGQPQYNYNYGQYDKENLYKDYEALIDTFAHLPTSPRIIATLQPYSNNCGWGIMDTAIVNQINPIIQEVATRKGVEIIDLHAEFNTPAWFLPDSVHPNATGAMELARIIKEGILKAPADTSGNTPADTVPAVSDSTGTQDSTTAIRRNARNFAGQDAQGLMDRDARRFDMQGRTMQKEYGRRSATPLVHKKRGAN; encoded by the coding sequence ATGATGTTTGGAAAAGTATTTAGAGCAACTGCGGTAGCGGCCATTTTCACGGGACTCGCATGCACGGCAAGCGCACAGACGCGCGTGGCGTGCGTAGGCAACAGCATCACCGCGGGCTACGGGCTCGGCTGGCAAGAAGACTACCCGTTCCGACTGCAGGAGATGCTGGGCAACAGCTACAGCGTGCAGAATTTCGGAGTCTCCGGCATGACATTCGCCGGCGAAATCATCAAGTCGGGCACAAACAACTCGAGCTACTGGAAAACGGACAACTTCAAGGCGGCGCTCAATTTCAACCCCGATATAGTCGTCATAGAGCTCGGGACAAACGACAGCAAGTTCTTCAGCAACAACTGCATCGGAACAGACGGGCAACCCCAATACAACTACAACTACGGACAATACGATAAGGAAAATCTGTACAAGGACTACGAAGCGCTTATCGACACGTTCGCACACCTGCCGACAAGCCCGAGAATCATCGCGACGCTGCAGCCCTATTCCAACAACTGCGGGTGGGGAATCATGGATACGGCAATCGTGAACCAGATAAACCCCATCATCCAGGAAGTCGCGACCCGGAAGGGTGTAGAAATCATCGACCTGCACGCGGAATTCAATACGCCCGCGTGGTTTTTGCCCGACAGCGTGCACCCGAACGCGACAGGCGCCATGGAGCTTGCGAGGATTATAAAGGAAGGCATTTTGAAGGCGCCGGCAGATACTTCGGGAAATACGCCTGCAGACACGGTGCCCGCAGTAAGCGATTCAACCGGAACGCAGGATTCCACGACGGCAATCCGCAGGAATGCGCGGAACTTCGCGGGGCAAGATGCGCAGGGCCTTATGGACAGGGATGCGCGCCGGTTCGACATGCAGGGCCGCACGATGCAAAAAGAATACGGCAGGCGTAGCGCGACTCCGCTCGTGCACAAAAAG